The Triticum aestivum cultivar Chinese Spring chromosome 3A, IWGSC CS RefSeq v2.1, whole genome shotgun sequence genome includes a region encoding these proteins:
- the LOC123063241 gene encoding probable cinnamyl alcohol dehydrogenase 1, with protein MAAESQTETGNCSAWAAKDPSGILSPHSFNRRTVRHDDVSLRITHCGVCYADVIWTKNRHNDSVYPLVPGHEIAGVVTEVGSDVKGFKLGDHVAVGTYVNSCRDCDNCNSFLENHCSKFVFTFNGVDTDGAVTKGGYSTHIVVHERYCYKIPDGYPLEKAAPLVCAGITVYTPMTRHNMNQPGKSLGVIGLGGLGHMAVKFGKAFGLKVTVLSTSESKRDEAISVLGADNFVVSSDKKQMESLKNSLDFIVDTASGDHPFDPYLALLKVGGVMALVGFPGEIRVHPATLNLGARTLSGSVTGGTKDTQEMMNFCAANKIYPEIEVIKIDYVNEALERLVNRDVRYRFVIDIEGSFK; from the exons atgGCTGCTGAATCCCAGACCGAGACTGGCAACTGCAGTGCCTGGGCGGCAAAAGATCCTTCTGGAATACTCTCCCCACACAGTTTCAACCGTAG GACTGTACGACATGACGATGTCTCTTTGAGGATCACGCATTGTGGTGTCTGTTACGCCGATGTTATCTGGACAAAAAATAGGCACAATGACTCGGTGTACCCTTTAGTCCCTGG GCATGAAATTGCTGGAGTTGTAACTGAGGTTGGTTCAGATGTCAAGGGCTTCAAACTGGGCGACCATGTGGCTGTCGGGACATATGTCAACTCATGCCGTGACTGTGACAACTGCAATAGCTTCCTCGAGAACCACTGCTCAAAGTTTGTTTTCACTTTCAATGGTGTCGATACGGACGGTGCTGTCACAAAGGGAGGATATTCCACTCACATTGTAGTTCATGAACG GTACTGCTATAAAATACCTGATGGCTATCCATTGGAAAAGGCAGCACCTTTGGTTTGTGCTGGGATCACTGTGTACACTCCGATGACGCGACATAACATGAACCAGCCGGGGAAGTCACTGGGTGTCATTGGTCTTGGTGGGTTGGGTCACATGGCAGTGAAATTTGGGAAAGCCTTTGGCCTGAAGGTGACTGTTCTTAGTACAAGTGAATCGAAAAGAGATGAAGCAATCAGCGTTCTTGGTGCAGATAATTTTGTGGTGTCGTCAGATAAAAAACAGATGGAG TCCCTGAAAAATTCTTTGGACTTCATTGTCGATACTGCCTCTGGTGACCACCCATTTGACCCTTATCTCGCACTTCTGAAAGTTGGTGGCGTAATGGCGCTAGTTGGCTTTCCTGGAGAAATCAGAGTGCATCCTGCAACACTTAATCTGG GTGCACGGACTTTGTCTGGTAGTGTGACTGGAGGCACGAAGGACACCCAGGAGATGATGAACTTCTGCGCGGCAAACAAAATCTACCCAGAGATTGAGGTTATAAAGATAGACTACGTCAACGAGGCCCTTGAGAGGCTTGTCAACCGGGATGTGAGGTACCGGTTTGTAATCGACATAGAGGGCTCTTTCAAGTAA
- the LOC123063242 gene encoding uncharacterized protein produces MPAPDGYDLRNGEQQGPTFLTVPVPPHAPAPPPPPPCAASPPSPVPRLTFRHLTPCARWHDWARSSLADPGFAPVLRAAGVHDAVAASTAAVVPDRHALSALLSLWHPGSHAFRLPAGPATFSLEDALLLAGLPPSGAPLDRPLTPTEQDIRARLVVEKEKIRALHPCARKARRVSAEVWLEWFESRIRPGEDDELRRLGFIAYWLAFFVAPRLRSKGAELPERVFALAARISLGERVALGPAVVANLYAEMDRIVTTGVEEGASGRVDVWAPLWLLQVWLWERYDRLQPPELKAPEFPLSNVRALYWSRRRRKTTEEEALRVLQQEDCFEWRPYLRNSLDWTEPEWFSKETLLVSSRGKDQPEWLEDYIAIIRQAVLTGSYGDDLDSSAMYNPHIVARQLGYDQDVPFPLVHGFDSKGIKVWIPGICRRGVASKEYVAWLNGEFVTHQEADRYVTPVDENGAGSSPMDADTAAGKSGESTMQDNRKRIREGQQLAQGNKTEVIVLDCSSPCDMDSSATAVERKNGNRKRRDELSENGDMHKKSKVLASECHEGLQQYDDGPSIASYPEKNSLQFDGQKYHGLQKDPNCYINRCDELPQPESDDECIVLEPTCEVINLDDDQEDEDRQLVLVLQEFVRCGLFSQREESSDEDEDEDDGGEGKKETPKKSDIDPYAEAAMREYPRFFEFIPQRPHYRGLVNTSDTIRDLACSGLWFMLVGLAREVLKTSCDTDALEFAYLMRKARQLERNGFNVKHLIARLREPQARLRRLEDSRARLEDARTKEQEPKDVESLSSHLSNLKHNVLTMQRHLEGKKQARSASVRDESSEGIDLASLEKEVEAAEKYCQAMKDEVAAMRLKYAGL; encoded by the coding sequence ATGCCGGCCCCCGACGGCTACGACCTCCGCAACGGCGAGCAGCAGGGCCCGACCTTCCTCACCGTCCCCGTCCCGCCCCacgcgccggcgccgcccccgccgcccccgtgCGCCGCCTCCCCGCCCAGCCCCGTCCCGCGGCTCACCTTCCGCCACCTCACGCCCTGCGCGCGCTGGCACGACTGGGCCAGGTCGTCCCTCGCCGACCCCGGCTTCGCGCCCGTCCTCCGCGCCGCGGGCGTGCACGACGCCGTTGCGGCATCCACCGCCGCCGTGGTCCCCGACCGGCACGCCCTGTCCGCGCTGCTCTCGCTCTGGCACCCGGGCTCCCACGCCTTCCGCCTCCCCGCCGGCCCCGCCACCTTCTCCCTCGAGGACGCGCTGCTCCTCGCCGGCCTGCCCCCCTCCGGCGCCCCGCTCGACCGGCCCCTCACCCCGACCGAGCAGGACATCCGCGCCCGCCTCGTCGTCGAGAAGGAGAAGATCCGGGCGCTCCACCCGTGCGCCCGCAAGGCCCGCCGCGTCTCCGCCGAGGTCTGGCTCGAGTGGTTCGAGAGCAGGATCCGCCCCGGCGAGGACGACGAGCTGCGCCGCCTCGGCTTCATCGCCTACTGGCTCGCCTTCTTCGTCGCCCCGCGCCTGCGCTCCAAGGGCGCCGAGCTGCCGGAGCGCGTCTTCGCGCTCGCCGCGCGGATCAGCCTCGGGGAGCGCGTCGCGCTCGGGCCGGCGGTGGTGGCCAATCTCTACGCCGAGATGGACAGGATTGTCACCaccggggtggaggagggggcgagtGGCCGCGTCGATGTCTGGGCGCCGCTCTGGCTGCTGCAGGTCTGGCTGTGGGAGCGCTACGACCGCCTGCAGCCGCCGGAGCTGAAGGCGCCGGAGTTCCCTCTCTCCAATGTCCGGGCGCTCTATTGGtcccggaggaggaggaagaccacAGAAGAGGAGGCTTTGCGTGTTCTGCAGCAAGAGGATTGTTTCGAGTGGAGGCCTTACCTGCGCAATTCGCTCGACTGGACTGAACCTGAGTGGTTCAGCAAGGAAACTCTCCTGGTGAGCTCCAGAGGTAAGGATCAGCCAGAGTGGTTGGAGGATTACATTGCGATTATCAGGCAAGCCGTGTTGACTGGATCGTATGGCGATGATTTGGATAGTTCGGCAATGTACAATCCCCACATTGTTGCGAGGCAGCTCGGTTATGATCAGGATGTGCCTTTTCCTCTTGTACATGGGTTTGATTCCAAGGGGATCAAGGTGTGGATACCTGGCATCTGCAGACGCGGCGTTGCTAGCAAGGAATATGTTGCGTGGTTGAATGGCGAGTTTGTGACGCACCAGGAAGCTGACCGGTATGTTACGCCAGTCGATGAAAACGGCGCTGGCTCATCTCCAATGGATGCAGATACAGCAGCTGGTAAATCTGGAGAAAGTACAATGCAAGATAACAGAAAACGCATCAGAGAAGGGCAGCAGCTAGCTCAGGGGAACAAAACAGAGGTGATTGTCCTAGACTGTAGTAGTCCATGTGATATGGACTCCAGTGCAACCGCGGTGGAAAGAAAGAATGGGAACAGAAAAAGACGAGATGAACTCTCTGAAAATGGTGATATGCACAAGAAAAGTAAGGTACTTGCCAGCGAGTGCCATGAAGGTCTCCAGCAATATGATGACGGACCTTCGATTGCCAGTTATCCTGAGAAGAATTCCTTGCAATTTGACGGCCAGAAGTACCATGGTCTCCAAAAGGATCCTAATTGTTACATTAATAGATGTGATGAGCTGCCACAGCCTGAGAGTGACGATGAATGCATTGTTCTTGAACCAACATGTGAAGTGATAAACCTCGATGATGATCAGGAAGATGAGGACAGGCAACTTGTCCTGGTGCTACAAGAGTTTGTGCGCTGCGGGCTTTTCTCACAACGGGAGGAAAGctctgatgaagatgaagatgaagatgatggaggtgaagGAAAGAAAGAGACGCCGAAGAAGAGCGATATTGACCCTTATGCTGAAGCAGCCATGAGGGAGTACCCTCGGTTCTTTGAGTTCATTCCCCAGAGACCACATTACAGAGGGTTGGTCAACACCAGTGACACTATACGAGATCTGGCCTGTAGTGGACTGTGGTTCATGTTGGTTGGCTTGGCTAGGGAGGTGCTCAAGACATCCTGTGATACAGATGCTTTGGAGTTTGCATATTTGATGAGAAAAGCTCGGCAACTGGAACGAAATGGGTTCAATGTGAAGCATCTCATTGCCCGTCTGAGGGAGCCACAGGCCCGACTTAGAAGGCTTGAAGATTCTAGGGCAAGGCTCGAGGATGCCCGGACCAAAGAGCAAGAACCAAAAGATGTTGAGTCACTCTCAAGCCATCTGAGTAATCTGAAACACAATGTACTAACAATGCAGAGGCACTTGGAGGGAAAAAAACAAGCTCGCAGTGCATCTGTGCGTGATGAGTCGAGCGAAGGAATCGATCTAGCCAGCCTGGAGAAGGAAGTAGAAGCTGCAGAAAAATACTGTCAGGCGATGAAGGATGAAGTGGCTGCGATGAGACTGAAATACGCAGGCCTTTGA
- the LOC123059116 gene encoding uncharacterized protein, producing MDTALLEVLVEHHNNGDHAQNGWKSHVYSAVIGNVREKCSVTITKENISSRCKTFEKHYEAISKMLSQSGFGWDWVNNKLSIDSENVWLKYVAANKKVGFYKNRVIKNWDAITTIYSKDHANGEGAVTGAETVVEPTTEPNEASPEVPQKKRTGDAILCLLGDMKGSFHDALKSLEPLPLPQVTPPAEILATLEMIPDLARGDILRSYGKLILSERLYQALLELPMNFGKEWLLMLN from the exons ATGGACACTGCACTACTCGAGGTCCTTGTTGAGCATCACAACAATGGCGATCATGCCCAGAATGGATGGAAGTCCCATGTCTACAGTGCTGTTATAGGTAATGTGCGTGAGAAGTGCTCTGTGACCATCACAAAGGAAAACATCAGTTCAAGGTGCAAAACCTTTGAAAAGCACTACGAGGCCATTAGCAAGATGCTATCTCAAAGTGGATTTGGGTGGGATTGGGTCAATAACAAGCTGTCAATTGATAGTGAAAATGTGTGGCTTAAATATGTCGCG gctAACAAGAAAGTAGGATTTTACAAGAACAGGGTCATTAAGAATTGGGATGCTATCACCACCATATACTCAAAAGATCATGCAAATGGTGAAGGTGCTGTCACTGGTGCTGAAACTGTTGTAGAACCAACTACGGAACCCAATGAAGCCTCTCCTGAAGTGCCACAAAAAAAACGAACTGGTGATGCCATCCTGTGCCTTCTTGGGGATATGAAAGGCTCATTTCATGATGCTTTGAAGTCACTCGAGCCTTTACCTCTGCCCCAAGTTACACCTCCTGCTGAAATCCTTGCAACACTTGAGATGATCCCTGATCTAGCTCGTGGTGACATCTTGCGATCTTATGGTAAGTTGATCCTTAGCGAACGCTTGTACCAAGCGCTTCTTGAGCTTCCCATGAACTTCGGGAAGGAATGGTTGTTGATGTTGAATTAG